The Streptomyces sp. Alt3 genome has a segment encoding these proteins:
- a CDS encoding heparinase II/III domain-containing protein, translating to MAALRRIPQERGGWWHAYVCPAHGVEPDHGDLLSGVFPEGGARCGRGCRVDTPAVRGAWTVLSHQAWARHLRVLAHRGGRTEAVARLVEYSGLYASLGTERHGEAQGWMLRGRLFHQALTDAIWAVNIGHTVITLAEDGTDGLAAVLPLLDDLERAALDARGVLTGRGQLASNYTAWLNAAGASTSRAASAARGLEWDGAKQWLEGEHGLYAHLRVAVAEDGWEWEGSTYYHGFVLRAALLALRSADPASVPSDVAGVLAGMTDVLAAVATPGGLLPALHDGPYLRNPLALEWLELVSLAQQLVPAEGLDAVASRAREELGAYDDGLDRELEGWFAGPPLPRRAAPGGVTVFPAAGYGVVRVAGIHALLDFGPHGGSHGHRDKLSLYLYGSTTPWQPDPGQVPYAHAEFRDLYASTEAHPAFRVDGAEQAECEGVLLASDDRSVTAEVTTAYEGVRAVRRVVAGDCYLVDLLSVTGPQARRVTGQLRPGTALDVQQQATGPVRTTWYGDESLHGWHTHTPGVEVRPFSRPGPGPADDPQRTRTWVDFTAEAERITFASVYQASSAGPAVTGVRLDGEELTVELADGSAACFGTGS from the coding sequence ATGGCCGCGTTGAGGCGGATCCCGCAGGAGCGGGGCGGCTGGTGGCACGCGTACGTCTGCCCGGCGCACGGCGTGGAGCCCGATCACGGTGACCTGCTCTCCGGTGTCTTTCCCGAGGGCGGTGCACGGTGCGGACGCGGCTGCCGGGTGGACACCCCGGCGGTGCGCGGCGCGTGGACGGTGCTGTCGCACCAGGCCTGGGCGCGGCATCTGCGGGTGCTCGCCCACCGTGGCGGGCGGACGGAGGCAGTGGCGCGGCTCGTCGAGTACTCCGGCCTGTACGCGTCCCTCGGCACGGAGCGGCACGGCGAGGCGCAGGGCTGGATGCTGCGCGGCAGGCTCTTCCACCAGGCACTGACCGACGCCATCTGGGCGGTGAACATCGGGCACACCGTGATCACGCTGGCCGAGGACGGAACCGACGGCCTGGCGGCGGTCCTGCCGCTGCTGGACGACCTGGAACGGGCGGCGCTCGATGCCAGGGGTGTGCTGACCGGCCGGGGTCAGCTGGCGTCCAACTACACCGCCTGGCTGAACGCGGCCGGCGCGTCCACGAGCCGTGCCGCGTCGGCTGCCCGCGGTCTGGAGTGGGACGGCGCGAAGCAGTGGCTGGAGGGCGAGCACGGGCTGTACGCGCATCTGCGGGTGGCCGTCGCCGAGGACGGCTGGGAGTGGGAGGGCAGCACCTACTACCACGGCTTCGTGCTGCGGGCGGCGCTGCTGGCGCTGCGATCCGCGGACCCGGCCTCGGTCCCCTCCGACGTGGCCGGCGTACTGGCCGGGATGACGGATGTGCTGGCCGCTGTCGCGACTCCGGGCGGCCTGCTGCCCGCGTTGCACGACGGCCCGTACCTGCGTAATCCGCTCGCCCTGGAGTGGCTCGAACTGGTCTCTCTGGCTCAGCAGTTGGTGCCCGCGGAGGGGTTGGACGCGGTCGCGTCTCGGGCCCGGGAGGAGCTCGGCGCGTACGACGACGGACTGGACCGTGAGCTGGAGGGCTGGTTCGCGGGACCGCCGCTGCCCCGGCGCGCGGCGCCCGGCGGGGTCACCGTCTTCCCGGCGGCCGGCTACGGGGTGGTGCGCGTGGCGGGCATCCACGCCCTGCTGGACTTCGGCCCGCACGGCGGCTCGCACGGACACCGCGACAAACTGTCGCTCTATCTGTACGGGTCCACGACCCCGTGGCAGCCGGATCCAGGTCAGGTTCCGTACGCGCACGCCGAGTTCCGGGATCTGTACGCGTCGACCGAGGCGCATCCGGCGTTCCGTGTCGACGGAGCGGAGCAGGCGGAGTGCGAAGGCGTGCTCCTGGCGTCGGACGACCGCTCGGTGACCGCCGAGGTCACCACCGCGTACGAGGGCGTGCGTGCGGTGCGCAGGGTCGTGGCGGGCGACTGCTACCTGGTGGACCTGCTGAGCGTGACGGGCCCGCAGGCGCGCCGCGTCACCGGCCAGCTGCGCCCTGGGACCGCTCTGGACGTCCAGCAGCAGGCCACCGGGCCGGTACGCACCACCTGGTACGGCGACGAGTCACTGCACGGCTGGCACACCCACACGCCCGGGGTGGAGGTGCGCCCGTTCTCGCGGCCGGGTCCCGGCCCGGCGGACGATCCTCAGCGCACCCGCACCTGGGTCGACTTCACGGCCGAGGCCGAGCGGATCACGTTCGCCTCGGTGTACCAGGCCTCCTCCGCGGGCCCCGCGGTGACCGGGGTACGACTCGACGGCGAGGAGCTGACGGTGGAGCTGGCGGACGGTTCCGCAGCGTGTTTCGGGACGGGGAGCTGA
- a CDS encoding heparinase II/III family protein: protein MLLSATPPPGPRPAQELRLREEAARHRGLTPPRTHPLASVTWLGPAASNPALAYRTTGDRAHLDESRRWIEAAVRLPHWGRAHMPDHDLDAGWLLHHLSLAYRWIGDELPDGTRALLRYKLLLQGRRMYEFAVASEGSWWSSSYWQNHNWICHAGLATAGYVLGKEEWTERARDNLGTVLDLMPQDGSHAEGVVYWRYGVPFLAIHLDLLQEAEGIDWWGRGGFLSSTFRYRLHQTAPGFAFNVDHGDCHDRRSGHSAGLYYRLAAQYGIAEAQWMGDLASGELLWQEAAESGVRPGILPEAYLEYLWYDPSVEAARPTETHAFFPDLGLLTARTGWDDDATLVSFKASPGGGRTAWETSAKHRAELGWETLNQGHHHPDSGSFVLVAQGEFLAVDEGYSNRKRAAHHNLLLVDGQGYADEDRYHVYEGIPYERQAGQRDVLADAEGGWAHATAEIAAMYDPALGLRRLDRTLVFTPSGRLVLLDLAEAEEERAWTFLLQTDRPAELGPGGEALIRSGKATALLQRFAPSDAAVGCEVTEVEANPTSSTPELRLTRTLHTLRATTPRSAEGAFLTALTPGGSPGGPPDGPPGGSPAGSPRGERITCDEGFGVRFTDTRETVLLSPVGRRVRTEAVDAHAAAVLLGPDGTPYTVGCTRLEVDGRVLLDVSEPYTGKVG, encoded by the coding sequence GTGCTGCTCTCCGCCACTCCGCCTCCCGGGCCGCGCCCCGCACAGGAACTCCGGCTGCGGGAGGAGGCCGCACGTCACCGCGGCCTCACCCCGCCCCGCACGCACCCCCTGGCGAGCGTCACCTGGCTCGGCCCCGCGGCGTCCAACCCGGCTCTGGCGTACCGCACCACCGGCGACCGCGCGCATCTGGACGAGAGCCGGCGCTGGATCGAGGCCGCGGTACGGCTGCCGCACTGGGGCCGCGCCCATATGCCGGACCACGATCTGGACGCGGGCTGGCTGCTGCACCACCTCTCCCTCGCCTACCGGTGGATCGGTGACGAACTCCCGGACGGGACAAGGGCGCTGCTCCGCTACAAGCTGCTGCTCCAGGGCCGCAGGATGTACGAGTTCGCGGTGGCGAGCGAGGGCAGCTGGTGGTCGTCGTCGTACTGGCAGAACCACAACTGGATCTGTCACGCGGGTCTGGCGACGGCCGGCTACGTGCTGGGCAAGGAGGAGTGGACCGAGCGCGCCAGGGACAACCTGGGCACGGTCCTGGACCTGATGCCGCAGGACGGTTCGCACGCCGAGGGTGTCGTGTACTGGCGCTACGGTGTGCCGTTCCTGGCGATCCATCTCGATCTGCTCCAGGAGGCCGAGGGCATCGACTGGTGGGGACGCGGCGGCTTCCTGTCGTCGACGTTCCGCTACCGGCTCCACCAGACGGCGCCCGGCTTCGCGTTCAATGTCGACCACGGTGACTGCCACGACCGGCGCAGCGGGCACAGCGCCGGCCTGTACTACCGGCTCGCGGCGCAGTACGGCATCGCGGAGGCGCAGTGGATGGGCGACCTCGCCTCGGGCGAACTGCTGTGGCAGGAGGCCGCGGAGAGCGGGGTACGGCCCGGCATCCTGCCGGAGGCCTATCTGGAGTACCTCTGGTACGACCCGTCCGTGGAGGCGGCCCGGCCGACGGAGACCCATGCGTTCTTCCCGGACCTCGGGCTGCTCACGGCCCGCACCGGCTGGGACGACGACGCCACGCTGGTGTCGTTCAAGGCGAGTCCCGGTGGCGGTCGCACGGCGTGGGAGACATCGGCGAAGCACCGGGCGGAGCTGGGGTGGGAGACCCTGAACCAGGGGCACCACCACCCGGACTCCGGTTCGTTCGTGCTGGTCGCGCAGGGGGAGTTCCTCGCCGTCGACGAGGGCTACAGCAACCGCAAGCGGGCGGCCCACCACAATCTCCTGCTGGTGGACGGCCAGGGGTACGCGGACGAGGACCGCTACCACGTCTACGAGGGCATCCCGTACGAGCGGCAGGCCGGACAGCGCGACGTGCTGGCGGACGCCGAGGGCGGCTGGGCCCATGCCACCGCGGAGATCGCTGCGATGTACGACCCCGCGCTCGGCCTCCGGCGCCTGGACCGGACCCTGGTGTTCACACCGTCCGGGAGGCTCGTCCTGCTCGACCTGGCGGAGGCGGAGGAGGAACGTGCGTGGACGTTCCTCCTCCAGACCGACCGTCCGGCGGAGCTCGGTCCCGGCGGCGAAGCGCTCATCAGGTCGGGGAAGGCCACGGCACTCCTCCAGCGGTTCGCGCCCTCCGACGCCGCGGTCGGCTGCGAGGTCACCGAGGTCGAGGCCAATCCGACGTCCAGTACGCCGGAGCTGCGTCTGACCCGCACGCTGCACACGCTGCGTGCGACGACCCCGCGGTCCGCCGAGGGAGCCTTCCTCACCGCGCTCACGCCGGGCGGATCACCGGGCGGGCCGCCTGACGGACCGCCGGGCGGATCACCGGCCGGATCACCGCGCGGTGAGCGGATCACCTGCGACGAGGGGTTCGGGGTCCGCTTCACGGACACCCGGGAGACCGTCCTCCTGTCCCCCGTCGGCCGGCGAGTCCGCACGGAAGCGGTGGACGCGCACGCCGCGGCCGTGCTGCTGGGCCCGGACGGGACGCCGTACACGGTGGGGTGCACCCGCCTGGAGGTCGACGGCCGCGTCCTCCTCGACGTGTCCGAACCGTACACAGGAAAGGTCGGCTGA